Proteins co-encoded in one bacterium genomic window:
- a CDS encoding helix-turn-helix domain-containing protein → MVALGEALRARRVELGMTQYELARRCGMHRTYVAAVERGERNISILTLLRITDALESTPGDVLA, encoded by the coding sequence TTGGTTGCGCTTGGCGAAGCTCTGCGGGCGCGTCGGGTCGAGCTGGGGATGACCCAGTATGAGTTGGCGAGGCGCTGTGGGATGCACCGGACCTATGTCGCTGCCGTTGAACGGGGGGAGCGGAATATCTCTATCCTGACGCTCCTGCGGATCACAGACGCATTGGAGAGTACTCCGGGTGATGTCCTTGCCTAG